One genomic window of Glycine max cultivar Williams 82 chromosome 16, Glycine_max_v4.0, whole genome shotgun sequence includes the following:
- the LOC102668324 gene encoding protein TRACHEARY ELEMENT DIFFERENTIATION-RELATED 7 translates to MDSAFSSLGFVIFGISISFYAFIVQSLTQNGNNGAELAPPAYWVSSPPSPPTPPLLSPYPPPPPSQSKTLRPGALPPHPNNRPNVRRPPPPHRRHHHRRPPPPPPPPPPHTMNAGKKVGLLFVGIAAIMQVGVVGFLVIKRRQLLKSDDRYESCS, encoded by the coding sequence ATGGATTCAGCGTTTTCGTCCTTGGGTTTCGTGATTTTCGGTatttcaattagtttttacgCGTTTATTGTCCAATCCCTGACGCAAAATGGGAACAATGGCGCTGAATTAGCACCACCAGCGTATTGGGTGTCAAGTCCACCGTCACCGCCGACTCCTCCGCTGTTGTCACCGTATCCTCCGCCGCCACCCTCACAATCTAAGACACTCAGACCGGGAGCGCTGCCGCCTCATCCTAACAATAGGCCCAACGTGAGAAGACCTCCTCCTCCTCACCGCCGCCACCACCACCGCAGACCGCCGCCTCCGCCGCCGCCACCACCACCGCACACGATGAATGCCGGTAAAAAGGTTGGACTTTTGTTTGTGGGCATTGCTGCAATCATGCAAGTTGGCGTGGTTGGGTTCTTGGTAATCAAGAGAAGGCAACTTTTGAAGAGCGATGACAGATACGAGAGTTGTTCTTGA
- the GRF16 gene encoding growth-regulating factor 5 isoform X3 yields MMSASAGARNRSPFTQIQWQELEQQALVFKYMVTGTPIPPDLIYSIKRSLDTSISSRLFPHHPIGWGCFEMGFGRKVDPEPGRCRRTDGKKWRCSKEAYPDSKYCERHMHRGRNRSRKPVEVSSATSTATNTSQTIPSSYTRNLSLTNNSNPNITPPPPPSSFPFSHLPSSMPIDQSQPFSQSYQNSSLNPFFYSQSTSSRPPDADFPPQDATTHHLFMDSAGSYSHDEKNYSRHVHGIREDVDERAFFPEASGSARSYTDSYQQLSMSSYKSYSNSNFQNINNDATTNPRQQEQQLQQQQHCFVLGTDFKSTRPSKEKEAETTTGQRPLHRFFGEWPPKNTTTDSWLDLASNSRIQTDE; encoded by the exons ATGATGAGTGCAAGTGCAGGTGCAAGAAATAGGTCTCCGTTCACACAAATTCAGTGGCAAGAGCTTGAGCAACAAGCTCTTGTTTTTAAGTACATGGTTACAGGAACACCTATCCCACCAGATCTCATCTACTCTATTAAAAGAAGTCTAGACACTTCAATTTCTTCAAGGCTCTTCCCACATCATCCAA TTGGGTGGGGATGTTTTGAAATGGGATTTGGCAGAAAAGTAGACCCAGAGCCAGGGAGGTGCAGAAGAACAGATGGCAAGAAATGGAGATGTTCAAAGGAGGCATATCCAGACTCAAAGTACTGTGAAAGACACATGCACAGAGGCAGAAACCGTTCAAGAAAGCCTGTGGAAGTTTCTTCAGCAACAAGCACCGCCACAAACACCTCCCAAACAATCCCATCATCTTATACCAGAAACCTTTCCTTGACCAATAACAGTAACCCCAACataacaccaccaccaccaccctctTCTTTCCCTTTCTCTCATTTGCCCTCTTCTATGCCTATTGATCAGTCCCAACCCTTTTCCCAATCCTACCAAAACTCTTCTCTCAATCCCTTCTTCTACTCCCAATCAACCTCCTCTAGACCCCCAGATGCTGATTTTCCACCCCAAGATGCCACCACCCACCACCTATTCATGGACTCTGCTGGCTCTTATTCTCATGATGAAAAGAATTATAG CAGGCATGTTCATGGAATAAGGGAAGATGTGGATGAGAGAGCTTTCTTCCCAGAAGCATCAGGATCAGCTAGGAGCTATACAGACTCGTACCAACAACTATCAATGAGCTCCTACAAGTCCTATTCAAACTCCAACTTTCAGAACATTAATAATGATGCCACCACCAACCCAAGACAGCAAGAGCAGcaactacaacaacaacaacactgttttgttttagGGACAGACTTCAAATCAACAAGGCCAAGCAAAGAGAAAGAAGCTGAGACAACAACAGGTCAGAGACCCCTTCACCGTTTCTTTGGGGAGTGGCCACCAAAGAACACAACAACAGATTCCTGGCTAGATCTTGCTTCCAACTCCAGAATCCAAACCG atgaatga
- the GRF16 gene encoding growth-regulating factor 5 isoform X4 codes for MMSASAGARNRSPFTQIQWQELEQQALVFKYMVTGTPIPPDLIYSIKRSLDTSISSRLFPHHPIGWGCFEMGFGRKVDPEPGRCRRTDGKKWRCSKEAYPDSKYCERHMHRGRNRSRKPVEVSSATSTATNTSQTIPSSYTRNLSLTNNSNPNITPPPPPSSFPFSHLPSSMPIDQSQPFSQSYQNSSLNPFFYSQSTSSRPPDADFPPQDATTHHLFMDSAGSYSHDEKNYRHVHGIREDVDERAFFPEASGSARSYTDSYQQLSMSSYKSYSNSNFQNINNDATTNPRQQEQQLQQQQHCFVLGTDFKSTRPSKEKEAETTTGQRPLHRFFGEWPPKNTTTDSWLDLASNSRIQTDE; via the exons ATGATGAGTGCAAGTGCAGGTGCAAGAAATAGGTCTCCGTTCACACAAATTCAGTGGCAAGAGCTTGAGCAACAAGCTCTTGTTTTTAAGTACATGGTTACAGGAACACCTATCCCACCAGATCTCATCTACTCTATTAAAAGAAGTCTAGACACTTCAATTTCTTCAAGGCTCTTCCCACATCATCCAA TTGGGTGGGGATGTTTTGAAATGGGATTTGGCAGAAAAGTAGACCCAGAGCCAGGGAGGTGCAGAAGAACAGATGGCAAGAAATGGAGATGTTCAAAGGAGGCATATCCAGACTCAAAGTACTGTGAAAGACACATGCACAGAGGCAGAAACCGTTCAAGAAAGCCTGTGGAAGTTTCTTCAGCAACAAGCACCGCCACAAACACCTCCCAAACAATCCCATCATCTTATACCAGAAACCTTTCCTTGACCAATAACAGTAACCCCAACataacaccaccaccaccaccctctTCTTTCCCTTTCTCTCATTTGCCCTCTTCTATGCCTATTGATCAGTCCCAACCCTTTTCCCAATCCTACCAAAACTCTTCTCTCAATCCCTTCTTCTACTCCCAATCAACCTCCTCTAGACCCCCAGATGCTGATTTTCCACCCCAAGATGCCACCACCCACCACCTATTCATGGACTCTGCTGGCTCTTATTCTCATGATGAAAAGAATTATAG GCATGTTCATGGAATAAGGGAAGATGTGGATGAGAGAGCTTTCTTCCCAGAAGCATCAGGATCAGCTAGGAGCTATACAGACTCGTACCAACAACTATCAATGAGCTCCTACAAGTCCTATTCAAACTCCAACTTTCAGAACATTAATAATGATGCCACCACCAACCCAAGACAGCAAGAGCAGcaactacaacaacaacaacactgttttgttttagGGACAGACTTCAAATCAACAAGGCCAAGCAAAGAGAAAGAAGCTGAGACAACAACAGGTCAGAGACCCCTTCACCGTTTCTTTGGGGAGTGGCCACCAAAGAACACAACAACAGATTCCTGGCTAGATCTTGCTTCCAACTCCAGAATCCAAACCG atgaatga
- the GRF16 gene encoding growth-regulating factor 5 isoform X2 codes for MMSASAGARNRSPFTQIQWQELEQQALVFKYMVTGTPIPPDLIYSIKRSLDTSISSRLFPHHPIGWGCFEMGFGRKVDPEPGRCRRTDGKKWRCSKEAYPDSKYCERHMHRGRNRSRKPVEVSSATSTATNTSQTIPSSYTRNLSLTNNSNPNITPPPPPSSFPFSHLPSSMPIDQSQPFSQSYQNSSLNPFFYSQSTSSRPPDADFPPQDATTHHLFMDSAGSYSHDEKNYRHVHGIREDVDERAFFPEASGSARSYTDSYQQLSMSSYKSYSNSNFQNINNDATTNPRQQEQQLQQQQHCFVLGTDFKSTRPSKEKEAETTTGQRPLHRFFGEWPPKNTTTDSWLDLASNSRIQTGDDPASSSLLSLSHPF; via the exons ATGATGAGTGCAAGTGCAGGTGCAAGAAATAGGTCTCCGTTCACACAAATTCAGTGGCAAGAGCTTGAGCAACAAGCTCTTGTTTTTAAGTACATGGTTACAGGAACACCTATCCCACCAGATCTCATCTACTCTATTAAAAGAAGTCTAGACACTTCAATTTCTTCAAGGCTCTTCCCACATCATCCAA TTGGGTGGGGATGTTTTGAAATGGGATTTGGCAGAAAAGTAGACCCAGAGCCAGGGAGGTGCAGAAGAACAGATGGCAAGAAATGGAGATGTTCAAAGGAGGCATATCCAGACTCAAAGTACTGTGAAAGACACATGCACAGAGGCAGAAACCGTTCAAGAAAGCCTGTGGAAGTTTCTTCAGCAACAAGCACCGCCACAAACACCTCCCAAACAATCCCATCATCTTATACCAGAAACCTTTCCTTGACCAATAACAGTAACCCCAACataacaccaccaccaccaccctctTCTTTCCCTTTCTCTCATTTGCCCTCTTCTATGCCTATTGATCAGTCCCAACCCTTTTCCCAATCCTACCAAAACTCTTCTCTCAATCCCTTCTTCTACTCCCAATCAACCTCCTCTAGACCCCCAGATGCTGATTTTCCACCCCAAGATGCCACCACCCACCACCTATTCATGGACTCTGCTGGCTCTTATTCTCATGATGAAAAGAATTATAG GCATGTTCATGGAATAAGGGAAGATGTGGATGAGAGAGCTTTCTTCCCAGAAGCATCAGGATCAGCTAGGAGCTATACAGACTCGTACCAACAACTATCAATGAGCTCCTACAAGTCCTATTCAAACTCCAACTTTCAGAACATTAATAATGATGCCACCACCAACCCAAGACAGCAAGAGCAGcaactacaacaacaacaacactgttttgttttagGGACAGACTTCAAATCAACAAGGCCAAGCAAAGAGAAAGAAGCTGAGACAACAACAGGTCAGAGACCCCTTCACCGTTTCTTTGGGGAGTGGCCACCAAAGAACACAACAACAGATTCCTGGCTAGATCTTGCTTCCAACTCCAGAATCCAAACCGGTGATGATCctgcttcttcttccctactctcaTTATCACACCCTTTTTAA
- the GRF16 gene encoding growth-regulating factor 5 isoform X1 has protein sequence MMSASAGARNRSPFTQIQWQELEQQALVFKYMVTGTPIPPDLIYSIKRSLDTSISSRLFPHHPIGWGCFEMGFGRKVDPEPGRCRRTDGKKWRCSKEAYPDSKYCERHMHRGRNRSRKPVEVSSATSTATNTSQTIPSSYTRNLSLTNNSNPNITPPPPPSSFPFSHLPSSMPIDQSQPFSQSYQNSSLNPFFYSQSTSSRPPDADFPPQDATTHHLFMDSAGSYSHDEKNYSRHVHGIREDVDERAFFPEASGSARSYTDSYQQLSMSSYKSYSNSNFQNINNDATTNPRQQEQQLQQQQHCFVLGTDFKSTRPSKEKEAETTTGQRPLHRFFGEWPPKNTTTDSWLDLASNSRIQTGDDPASSSLLSLSHPF, from the exons ATGATGAGTGCAAGTGCAGGTGCAAGAAATAGGTCTCCGTTCACACAAATTCAGTGGCAAGAGCTTGAGCAACAAGCTCTTGTTTTTAAGTACATGGTTACAGGAACACCTATCCCACCAGATCTCATCTACTCTATTAAAAGAAGTCTAGACACTTCAATTTCTTCAAGGCTCTTCCCACATCATCCAA TTGGGTGGGGATGTTTTGAAATGGGATTTGGCAGAAAAGTAGACCCAGAGCCAGGGAGGTGCAGAAGAACAGATGGCAAGAAATGGAGATGTTCAAAGGAGGCATATCCAGACTCAAAGTACTGTGAAAGACACATGCACAGAGGCAGAAACCGTTCAAGAAAGCCTGTGGAAGTTTCTTCAGCAACAAGCACCGCCACAAACACCTCCCAAACAATCCCATCATCTTATACCAGAAACCTTTCCTTGACCAATAACAGTAACCCCAACataacaccaccaccaccaccctctTCTTTCCCTTTCTCTCATTTGCCCTCTTCTATGCCTATTGATCAGTCCCAACCCTTTTCCCAATCCTACCAAAACTCTTCTCTCAATCCCTTCTTCTACTCCCAATCAACCTCCTCTAGACCCCCAGATGCTGATTTTCCACCCCAAGATGCCACCACCCACCACCTATTCATGGACTCTGCTGGCTCTTATTCTCATGATGAAAAGAATTATAG CAGGCATGTTCATGGAATAAGGGAAGATGTGGATGAGAGAGCTTTCTTCCCAGAAGCATCAGGATCAGCTAGGAGCTATACAGACTCGTACCAACAACTATCAATGAGCTCCTACAAGTCCTATTCAAACTCCAACTTTCAGAACATTAATAATGATGCCACCACCAACCCAAGACAGCAAGAGCAGcaactacaacaacaacaacactgttttgttttagGGACAGACTTCAAATCAACAAGGCCAAGCAAAGAGAAAGAAGCTGAGACAACAACAGGTCAGAGACCCCTTCACCGTTTCTTTGGGGAGTGGCCACCAAAGAACACAACAACAGATTCCTGGCTAGATCTTGCTTCCAACTCCAGAATCCAAACCGGTGATGATCctgcttcttcttccctactctcaTTATCACACCCTTTTTAA